The following proteins are encoded in a genomic region of Dasypus novemcinctus isolate mDasNov1 chromosome 21, mDasNov1.1.hap2, whole genome shotgun sequence:
- the ZFP3 gene encoding zinc finger protein 3 homolog produces the protein MGTENKEVIPKEEIYEESEPNGTVLEKLPEMVYHSHEFGAAREEDMLEEYSRESMEEIMEHMSPQERDFASEMIIFKKSPSSEIDQENNESEREITAEGVSPFVSSGQSFIENPELNKTQRTSVGEKPHTCKECGKAFNQNSHLIQHMRVHSGEKPFECKECGKTFGTNSSLRRHLRIHAGEKPFACNECGKAFIQSSHLIHHHRIHTGERPYKCEECGKAFSQNSALILHQRIHTGEKPYECNECGKTFRVSSQLIQHQRIHTEERYHECNECGKAFKHSSGLIRHQKIHTGEKPYLCNDCGKGFGQSSELIRHQRIHTGDKPYECNECGKTFGQNSEIIRHIRIHTGEKPYVCKECGKAFRGNSELLRHERIHTGEKPYECFECGKAFRRTSHLIVHQRIHTGEKPHQCNECARTFWDNSELLLHQKIHIGEKPYECNECEKTFGQHSQLIIHQRIHTGEKPYECQECQKTFSRSSHLLRHQSVHCME, from the coding sequence ATGGGGACTGAGAACAAGGAGGTGATTCCCAAGGAAGAAATTTATGAAGAATCTGAACCAAATGGAACAGTATTAGAAAAACTACCAGAGATGGTTTACCATAGTCATGAGTTCGGAGCAGCACGTGAAGAAGACATGTTAGAGGAATATTCAAGAGAGTCTATGGAAGAGATTATGGAGCACATGTCTCCTCAGGAGAGAGACTTTGCGTCAGAGATGATTATCTTTAAGAAATCACCCTCAAGTGAGATAGACCAGGAGAATaatgagagtgagagagagattaCAGCTGAGGGAGTTAGTCCATTTGTATCCTCTGGCCAAAGCTTCATAGAAAATCCAGAACTTAACAAAACACAGAGAACTTCTGTGGGGGAAAAACCTCATACATGTaaagaatgtgggaaagcctttaatCAGAACTCACATCTTATCCAACATATGAGAGTTCATAGTGGAGAGAAACCCTTTGAATGCAAAGAATGTGGAAAGACATTTGGAACTAACTCAAGCCTTCGTAGGCACCTGAGAATTCATGCTGGTGAAAAACCCTTTGCTtgtaatgaatgtggaaaggCCTTCATTCAGAGTTCACATCTTATCCATCATCatagaattcatactggagagagaCCCTATAAATGTGAAGAATGTGGTAAAGCCTTCAGTCAGAATTCAGCCCTTATTCTACATCAGAGAatacacactggagagaaaccatatgaatgtaatgaatgtggaaaaacCTTTAGGGTTAGCTCACAACTTATTcagcatcagagaattcatactgaaGAAAGATATCATGAATGCAATGAGTGCGGCAAAGCCTTCAAGCATAGCTCGGGCCTTATTAGACACCagaaaattcatactggagagaaaccatatctGTGTAATGACTGTGGGAAAGGCTTTGGTCAGAGTTCTGAGCTTATCCGGCATCAAAGAATTCATACAGGGGacaaaccctatgaatgtaatgaGTGCGGGAAAACTTTTGGTCAGAACTCAGAGATTATTAGGCATATCAGAATTCACACCGGTGAGAAGCCCTATGTgtgtaaggaatgtgggaaggccttcaGGGGGAACTCAGAACTTCTTAGACatgagagaattcatactggagagaaaccctatgaatgcttTGAGTGTGGGAAGGCTTTCCGGCGAACTTCTCACCTTATAGtccatcagagaattcatactggggaGAAACCCCATCAGTGTAATGAATGTGCCCGAACCTTTTGGGATAACTCTGAGCTGCTACTTCATCAGAAAATTCATATTGGAGAAAAGCCTTATGAGTGTAATGAGTGTGAGAAAACATTTGGCCAGCATTCCCAACTTATCATACACCAGAGAATTCACACCGGAGAGAAGCCTTACGAATGCCAAGAATGTCAGAAGACCTTTAGTCGGAGCTCTCACCTCCTCAGACATCAAAGTGTTCACTGTATGGAATGA